One stretch of Cygnus olor isolate bCygOlo1 chromosome 1, bCygOlo1.pri.v2, whole genome shotgun sequence DNA includes these proteins:
- the SESN3 gene encoding sestrin-3 isoform X2 codes for MKRGSAASLAGGGGGGGGGGGGGGGGAASAAGQYRVCGNCRKVPRQEKRVQVSPPLTRGPSAFIPENEVMQANGLDERTNLLVEEYSTSGRLDNITQVMSIHTQYLESFLRSQFYMLRMDGPLPLPYRHYIAIMAAARHQCSYLINMHVDEFLKTGGIAEWLNGLEYIPQRLKNLNEINKLLAHRPWLITKEHIQKLVKTGENNWSLPELVHAVVLLAHYHALASFVFGSGINPERDPDTSNGVRLIAVNNFCVCDLANDNNIENASLTSSNFGIADSLSELEALMERMKRLQEDKEDEEASQEEMDTRFEKEKKESLLVISGAFDDEIVSTDVSRYIEDPGFGYKDFARRGEDHLPTFRAQDYTWENHGFSLVNRLYSDIGHLLDEKFRMVYNLTYNTMATHEDVDTTTLRRALFNYVHCMYGIRYDDYDYGEVNQLLERSLKVYIKTVTCYPERTTKRMYDSYWRQFKHSEKVHVNLLLMEARMQAELLYALRAITRHLT; via the exons ATGAAGAGGGGCAGCGCCGCTTCCCTCgcgggtggcggcggcggcggcggtggcggcggtggtggtggtggggggggagccgcctccgccgccgggCAGTACCGGGTGTGCGGGAACTGCCGCAAGGTGCCCAGACAG gaaaaaagagTCCAAGTTTCTCCACCGTTAACAAGAGGACCAAGTGCCTTTATACCAGAGAACGAA GTTATGCAAGCAAATGGTTTGGATGAACGTACTAATCTTCTTGTGGAAGAATACTCTACATCTGGTCGCCTGGACAACATCACGCAAGTCATGAGTATCCATACTCAGTACCTGGAGTCTTTCCTCCGCAGCCAGTTCTACATGTTGCGCATGGATGGGCCCCTTCCTTTGCCCTATAGGCACTACATTGCTATAATG gcAGCTGCCAGACATCAGTGTTCCTACCTAATAAATATGCACGTTGATGAGTTTTTGAAGACTGGCGGGATTGCAGAATGGTTGAACGGTTTAGAATACATTCcccaaagactgaaaaatctgAACGAAATAAACAAACTCCTTGCACACCGACCCTGGCTGATCACAAAAGAGCACATTCAG AAACTTGTCAAGACTGGGGAAAATAATTGGTCTCTTCCTGAACTGGTGCATGCTGTTGTCCTGTTGGCACATTATCATGCCTTGGCAAGTTTTGTATTTGGTAGTGGCATTAATCCAGAGAGAGATCCGGATACATCTAATGGAGTCAGACTTATAGCAGTCAACAACTTCTGTGTCTGTGATCTTGCCAATGACAACAACATAGAAAATGCATCCCTCACAAGTAGCAACTTTGGG ATTGCCGATTCTTTAAGTGAGCTGGAGGCCTTAATGGAGAGGATGAAGAGGCTACAAGAAGATAAAGAGGATGAAGAAGCCTCTCAGGAAGAAATGGACACTCgctttgagaaggaaaagaaggagagcCTGCTAGTAATTAGTGGAG caTTTGACGATGAAATAGTTTCCACAGATGTCTCCCGCTATATTGAAGATCCTGGGTTTGGGTACAAAGACTTCGCAAGGCGAGGAGAAGACCATCTGCCAACATTCAGAGCTCAG gaCTATACTTGGGAAAATCATGGCTTTTCCCTTGTAAACAGGCTTTATTCTGATATTGGGCATCTCCTCGATGAGAAGTTTCGGATGGTGTATAACCTCACGTATAACACTATGGCAACACATGAAGATGTTGATACAACTACTCTTAGAAGAGCTTTATTTAACTATGTCCACTGTATGTACGGAATCAG GTATGATGACTATGATTATGGAGAAGTTAATCAGCTACTTGAACGCAGCCTGAAGGTTTACATAAAGACAGTGACCTGCTACCCGGAGAGAACTACCAAGCGCATGTACGATAGTTACTGGCGTCAGTTCAAGCACTCGGAGAAG gTTCACGTAAATCTACTTCTAATGGAAGCTCGTATGCAAGCAGAACTTCTGTATGCCCTTCGTGCCATAACTCGTCACTTAACCTGA
- the SESN3 gene encoding sestrin-3 isoform X1: MKRGSAASLAGGGGGGGGGGGGGGGGAASAAGQYRVCGNCRKVPRQEKRVQVSPPLTRGPSAFIPENEVMQANGLDERTNLLVEEYSTSGRLDNITQVMSIHTQYLESFLRSQFYMLRMDGPLPLPYRHYIAIMAAARHQCSYLINMHVDEFLKTGGIAEWLNGLEYIPQRLKNLNEINKLLAHRPWLITKEHIQKLVKTGENNWSLPELVHAVVLLAHYHALASFVFGSGINPERDPDTSNGVRLIAVNNFCVCDLANDNNIENASLTSSNFGNVMVFLQIADSLSELEALMERMKRLQEDKEDEEASQEEMDTRFEKEKKESLLVISGAFDDEIVSTDVSRYIEDPGFGYKDFARRGEDHLPTFRAQDYTWENHGFSLVNRLYSDIGHLLDEKFRMVYNLTYNTMATHEDVDTTTLRRALFNYVHCMYGIRYDDYDYGEVNQLLERSLKVYIKTVTCYPERTTKRMYDSYWRQFKHSEKVHVNLLLMEARMQAELLYALRAITRHLT, encoded by the exons ATGAAGAGGGGCAGCGCCGCTTCCCTCgcgggtggcggcggcggcggcggtggcggcggtggtggtggtggggggggagccgcctccgccgccgggCAGTACCGGGTGTGCGGGAACTGCCGCAAGGTGCCCAGACAG gaaaaaagagTCCAAGTTTCTCCACCGTTAACAAGAGGACCAAGTGCCTTTATACCAGAGAACGAA GTTATGCAAGCAAATGGTTTGGATGAACGTACTAATCTTCTTGTGGAAGAATACTCTACATCTGGTCGCCTGGACAACATCACGCAAGTCATGAGTATCCATACTCAGTACCTGGAGTCTTTCCTCCGCAGCCAGTTCTACATGTTGCGCATGGATGGGCCCCTTCCTTTGCCCTATAGGCACTACATTGCTATAATG gcAGCTGCCAGACATCAGTGTTCCTACCTAATAAATATGCACGTTGATGAGTTTTTGAAGACTGGCGGGATTGCAGAATGGTTGAACGGTTTAGAATACATTCcccaaagactgaaaaatctgAACGAAATAAACAAACTCCTTGCACACCGACCCTGGCTGATCACAAAAGAGCACATTCAG AAACTTGTCAAGACTGGGGAAAATAATTGGTCTCTTCCTGAACTGGTGCATGCTGTTGTCCTGTTGGCACATTATCATGCCTTGGCAAGTTTTGTATTTGGTAGTGGCATTAATCCAGAGAGAGATCCGGATACATCTAATGGAGTCAGACTTATAGCAGTCAACAACTTCTGTGTCTGTGATCTTGCCAATGACAACAACATAGAAAATGCATCCCTCACAAGTAGCAACTTTGGG AATGTCATGGTGTTTTTGCAGATTGCCGATTCTTTAAGTGAGCTGGAGGCCTTAATGGAGAGGATGAAGAGGCTACAAGAAGATAAAGAGGATGAAGAAGCCTCTCAGGAAGAAATGGACACTCgctttgagaaggaaaagaaggagagcCTGCTAGTAATTAGTGGAG caTTTGACGATGAAATAGTTTCCACAGATGTCTCCCGCTATATTGAAGATCCTGGGTTTGGGTACAAAGACTTCGCAAGGCGAGGAGAAGACCATCTGCCAACATTCAGAGCTCAG gaCTATACTTGGGAAAATCATGGCTTTTCCCTTGTAAACAGGCTTTATTCTGATATTGGGCATCTCCTCGATGAGAAGTTTCGGATGGTGTATAACCTCACGTATAACACTATGGCAACACATGAAGATGTTGATACAACTACTCTTAGAAGAGCTTTATTTAACTATGTCCACTGTATGTACGGAATCAG GTATGATGACTATGATTATGGAGAAGTTAATCAGCTACTTGAACGCAGCCTGAAGGTTTACATAAAGACAGTGACCTGCTACCCGGAGAGAACTACCAAGCGCATGTACGATAGTTACTGGCGTCAGTTCAAGCACTCGGAGAAG gTTCACGTAAATCTACTTCTAATGGAAGCTCGTATGCAAGCAGAACTTCTGTATGCCCTTCGTGCCATAACTCGTCACTTAACCTGA
- the SESN3 gene encoding sestrin-3 isoform X3, translating to MSQGAKQGCCSLPCNETGNSLADLGCSQAKEKRVQVSPPLTRGPSAFIPENEVMQANGLDERTNLLVEEYSTSGRLDNITQVMSIHTQYLESFLRSQFYMLRMDGPLPLPYRHYIAIMAAARHQCSYLINMHVDEFLKTGGIAEWLNGLEYIPQRLKNLNEINKLLAHRPWLITKEHIQKLVKTGENNWSLPELVHAVVLLAHYHALASFVFGSGINPERDPDTSNGVRLIAVNNFCVCDLANDNNIENASLTSSNFGNVMVFLQIADSLSELEALMERMKRLQEDKEDEEASQEEMDTRFEKEKKESLLVISGAFDDEIVSTDVSRYIEDPGFGYKDFARRGEDHLPTFRAQDYTWENHGFSLVNRLYSDIGHLLDEKFRMVYNLTYNTMATHEDVDTTTLRRALFNYVHCMYGIRYDDYDYGEVNQLLERSLKVYIKTVTCYPERTTKRMYDSYWRQFKHSEKVHVNLLLMEARMQAELLYALRAITRHLT from the exons ATGTCGCAGGGGGCAAAACaaggctgctgctccctgccctgtaACGAAACTGGAAATAGCCTAGCAGATTTGGGATGCTCACAGGCGAAG gaaaaaagagTCCAAGTTTCTCCACCGTTAACAAGAGGACCAAGTGCCTTTATACCAGAGAACGAA GTTATGCAAGCAAATGGTTTGGATGAACGTACTAATCTTCTTGTGGAAGAATACTCTACATCTGGTCGCCTGGACAACATCACGCAAGTCATGAGTATCCATACTCAGTACCTGGAGTCTTTCCTCCGCAGCCAGTTCTACATGTTGCGCATGGATGGGCCCCTTCCTTTGCCCTATAGGCACTACATTGCTATAATG gcAGCTGCCAGACATCAGTGTTCCTACCTAATAAATATGCACGTTGATGAGTTTTTGAAGACTGGCGGGATTGCAGAATGGTTGAACGGTTTAGAATACATTCcccaaagactgaaaaatctgAACGAAATAAACAAACTCCTTGCACACCGACCCTGGCTGATCACAAAAGAGCACATTCAG AAACTTGTCAAGACTGGGGAAAATAATTGGTCTCTTCCTGAACTGGTGCATGCTGTTGTCCTGTTGGCACATTATCATGCCTTGGCAAGTTTTGTATTTGGTAGTGGCATTAATCCAGAGAGAGATCCGGATACATCTAATGGAGTCAGACTTATAGCAGTCAACAACTTCTGTGTCTGTGATCTTGCCAATGACAACAACATAGAAAATGCATCCCTCACAAGTAGCAACTTTGGG AATGTCATGGTGTTTTTGCAGATTGCCGATTCTTTAAGTGAGCTGGAGGCCTTAATGGAGAGGATGAAGAGGCTACAAGAAGATAAAGAGGATGAAGAAGCCTCTCAGGAAGAAATGGACACTCgctttgagaaggaaaagaaggagagcCTGCTAGTAATTAGTGGAG caTTTGACGATGAAATAGTTTCCACAGATGTCTCCCGCTATATTGAAGATCCTGGGTTTGGGTACAAAGACTTCGCAAGGCGAGGAGAAGACCATCTGCCAACATTCAGAGCTCAG gaCTATACTTGGGAAAATCATGGCTTTTCCCTTGTAAACAGGCTTTATTCTGATATTGGGCATCTCCTCGATGAGAAGTTTCGGATGGTGTATAACCTCACGTATAACACTATGGCAACACATGAAGATGTTGATACAACTACTCTTAGAAGAGCTTTATTTAACTATGTCCACTGTATGTACGGAATCAG GTATGATGACTATGATTATGGAGAAGTTAATCAGCTACTTGAACGCAGCCTGAAGGTTTACATAAAGACAGTGACCTGCTACCCGGAGAGAACTACCAAGCGCATGTACGATAGTTACTGGCGTCAGTTCAAGCACTCGGAGAAG gTTCACGTAAATCTACTTCTAATGGAAGCTCGTATGCAAGCAGAACTTCTGTATGCCCTTCGTGCCATAACTCGTCACTTAACCTGA